One stretch of Tepiditoga spiralis DNA includes these proteins:
- the rfbC gene encoding dTDP-4-dehydrorhamnose 3,5-epimerase, translating to MFDILKTNINGVYILKPKVFKDNRGFFMESWNKKDFFNIGIKKDFVQDNHVQSKKGVLRGLHFQTKHKQGKLIRCINGKIYDISVDLRKNSKTFGKYFSVLLSDKNKNMLYIPEEFAHGYLVLSDKTEILYKTTDYYYPEYESGIIWNDKTLNINWNLDKYKIKKSELILSSKDQKLPDFNEYLKIY from the coding sequence ATGTTTGATATTTTAAAAACAAATATAAATGGAGTATATATATTAAAACCTAAAGTATTTAAAGATAATAGAGGTTTTTTTATGGAAAGTTGGAATAAAAAAGATTTTTTTAATATTGGAATAAAAAAAGACTTTGTACAAGATAATCATGTCCAAAGTAAAAAAGGAGTTTTAAGAGGACTTCATTTTCAAACAAAACATAAACAAGGTAAATTAATAAGATGTATTAATGGAAAAATATATGATATCTCTGTTGATTTAAGAAAAAATTCAAAAACATTTGGTAAATATTTTAGTGTTTTATTATCAGATAAAAATAAAAATATGCTTTATATACCAGAAGAATTTGCCCATGGATATCTTGTTTTGTCAGATAAAACAGAAATTTTATACAAAACAACAGACTATTATTATCCAGAGTATGAATCTGGAATAATTTGGAATGATAAAACTTTAAATATTAATTGGAACTTAGATAAATATAAAATTAAAAAAAGTGAATTGATATTATCGAGTAAAGATCAAAAATTACCTGAT